CTCAGGAAGAtaaattgttttagaaaatgtGTAACCATGTCAGTAATTTTACGTGCTAAGAAATAATTTACCACAAAAGACAAAAGCACTAGAGCAACAGAGTTTCTCCTTAAATGTGTTTCTTAGAATACTTAGTATGTTATAGGTATCTTTTATGTCTAGTTTTAGAGAAGATTTTGCCAAGTTAGCAACTCTGCATTAGTGtagaaatagataaaaattcTGGAAGGTTCCAAAGGCTTTGTCAAAATGATAGGAAACTTAACATGTTGATAAATTATGAATATTATTACATGCATGTTAAGTTATTGTGTGTGAAATTACCATAAAAATGTAATGgttttttttgtgttgttgttgtgttttttttgtgttgttttgatgTTGTTTTTAAGTGAGATTCCTCTTTAAAACAGCTCTGACTTTTGATACCGATTTACTCCTTCGAAGGTGCTACTCCTCCTGAAGTGAAAGTGTGGTCAATAATCTATCCCTCTAAATTGTGGGAAAAAGACTTAGAACTAAAATTTGGCCTCTGATTCTATTGTCTTCTTTGGCTATAGATAAATCATCACAATTCCTAGTAATATGTAAAATCATATTCGGTGAATTTAAAACTGATAAGTGGCTAATTGGCACCTAACCTCTTGACACTTCCTATTCTGTGAACTGgaggataaaaagagaaagctttCATGAAGCTCTAACATTTCTAATTCTTCAATgagatttttatcattaattttgcatttttgttgTCTTTCTAACTCAGAAATATTCttagaatacttttaaaaaattgcaacaATGCCCATGGCAATGAAACTTCAGCCATCTTCTTGATAGTAGGTTCAGCCTACCTACGAgcttaatctgctgtttttgctcTCCGCAGTAATAGAAAGTGACCATACCTGAGTGGTAATGTGACACAGACATAGCTCTAGCATCAATAGCGGGAGAGAGAGTGGTTCCTCGTGGTTTGGACACAATTTACTGAGAAACTCTATCCCATAATCAGATTACGCCTACTCTCATTTCAGTGGCTGATTCatgcatttaagaaaatttaggtctttctttcctttattatttgGTTTAGTAACTGCATCAGCCATAATAGTATTCTCTTAAtgatttgttttggatttttttttcctaacagctGAGGCTTTTAGGATCTAATAGGACAATACCAAGCctaaaaagcagcagcagcaattaCAACCACAATAACATATAACAATGACGATTCACTGAATCTTACTATATCAAAATACTGAATTAAACAtgtcacatatattatctcacttgATCTCTGAGTGGTATTAGTTATTCCTGTTTgatagaggaggaaaaataaggctcagagaggttagaaaATGTTCCCAAGAAAAGTATCAGAACAGAGCTTTGAATCCTGAGTTTTCTTACTCCACGTAAGAGATACAGagatgtttctaaaattttattattttcatgtttttaacatttaaaaaccaaaacctttGGAAAAACCCAGACTCTAGGATTTGGCAATTAAAATGTTCTGATCTAACTTTTGccactacttttaaaaaatatggtgtTTTTAATAGAGATTTCATAATTTCAATATGTTGTAGCACTTTCCAAGAGTGTATTGttgtcaaagaaataaaaatggggcTTAAAACGTTACGATCTGGTAAGCTACAAAAAGGTTGGCAGATTTTGCCAGAAACTGCTATTCTATTTGGTTAATCTTCATctttaacagaaaaatatgaaacaactATGCTCgaccccttctcttttcttccaagtttaaaaaatatcatcaCATTTTCATTAAAGTTGTCTGCAGTGGAGAGAACCAGGCATAGTGCAATCAAGGAGTCTAGAACGCTGGTATCATCTTATTCACTGTCCTCATCTCCAGAGTCAGGGAACTGAGTTTTCCAGTGCAactgacttgcccagggtcacacagcaagttataGGTAAAGCTGGACTCTGAACGCAGAACTCCAAACTCAGTCTATATTGACACCATGTCCTCCTGATCATCATTTTGGAGATTTTTAAGATGAGACCACTCAGTGCTTTTCATTATTAGGATTCATAAACAGAATTCCTTCTGTTTATTTAAGAATATTCAATAAACAATTCTGGTATGCCTCCTCTGTGCCAGTGTTGAGAGCACTGGAGATACAATATCAAATAAGACTGAAAAGATCCATTTCCTCATAGTGCTTAATTCTAGCAGGGGAGGACAGACAGTGAACAAGCAAATGAATAAGTGAACACAATAATTTTATACTGTTATAAGTgccaagaaaaaaggaaatcactGTGTCAGAGAGACAGTTGGGTGTAACTCAGAGACTTTGGTATGAACATCTATGTGGTTGAGGATGCCATTTGTCAAGATGAGAAACAGTGAGGTAGAAACAGGTTAGACTCTGCACttgagtttgagaaacactgccgttTACAATGTTATTTAGAGGATAAGCTAGCCTATAGAGAACATGAAATGACTGTACCAGGAATTCTGAGATTAGATGTCAATAATTTTATTGTGGTAGTTCAAAGAAGGGAGTGATCTTTgcaagatgggaaaaaaatagcaaaagactTAGATTTTAAGgtataaatgaaattcaaataagcAGAGATAGGAGAAAGTATTAGAAGCATCATAGAGAATATACAAAGGCTTAGAAGTACATTTTAAGACTAATGAATTGAAGAGTTTGAAACATAGTGTTTGAATGTgggaaatgataaaaaatgaGGCTAGGAAAGAAGGTTATGGCAAGAATATACTGAGTCTTGAATGCCAAGGAGTTTGACCTTTATGCTAATAGAAGCCAATGATGTATTCTGAGATAGGGGATGAATCTTTAGAGGTGATTAAAATATGGCAATAGCTTGTAGAATCTTCTTTTCTTTGGGTGGAGGAGGTTATTATACATGAGAATTTCAGGGTATAATGCTAAATGTGGTCTATTTTTATTGACTATGGGATTAAGAAATAGGAAGTTTCATTTCCCATAGGCAGAAAAGGAATTTTAATGCAGGAATTATTTTATCTTGAATGAATTTCAGTCCATGAAAAAAACCCCTTTTTCTGTCAAACACATTCCAGATGGTattgtttcttataatttttaatcaaTACAAAGAAAGATCcaaattagaaaacagaacaaTGTCGATTAAATATCCTCTGTCTGGACTAATATTTTTCCAAATGGTGATAGATTTCCCACCCATTTCGACACCCTTTAAGCCATTAACCTTGATATTTGTGGATTTCACATTTGATGATTTATATGTTTCTTCCTATGATGTTATCTTTTAATAGTCTCTCTATTTGTCACAGGAGCTGTTGGTCTCACTTGCCTGGGTTTAGTTGTATTTAACTGGAAACTCCAACAAGGCAAAGCAAATGAACACACAGAAAACCTTCCTTGCAGAACCTTCGATGAATCCCTGCGTGATCATGAGGCAAGAAATTACCACGCTGAGGGATGCTGTAACTGCCATTTAACCCAGGAAAACGAGATAAAGGTCATGTCCATTGTGGGGTCCAGAAAGGAAATGCCGCTCTTACAGGAAAACAGCCATCAAGCAGTACTGGCCTCTGAGTCCACAGCCCTTAACCTGAAAGGGAAGGGCCATGGGGCAGACGGTACTTTCTTCTGCTTTGGTGGCAGACTGCTGCAGTCAGGATGTTCAGAGCCTCCTGGGAATATGGCAGCTTTTAATGAAGCCAGCTTACCTACAAGATATTGTCCAAAGAGAGTTGAAAAGCTGAGGAATCGTGAGCCTGGGGAAGTCCAACCTCAAACTCTGCCACAGCATGTCACAAGAACAATAGGTGAGTTGTCTTGTTTTAGAAAACCCCACTCTGTTTAAATCCCTCTGAAAGGGTAGCCTCCTTTGATTTCCTCAAAAGAGAAATGCCATAAAAATCATCATGGCACCAGCCTATTCCTCTCCTAAAGATAATGGACATGTATCTGTGCGTATGGAGTGGGGTGTAGATGAACACTTCCCAACCTCAGGAGCTGAGAGTACACCTTGTGCCCATCGGCAAGTGAATTTTGTGACCTGACACCTAACaatgtgtttttttggtttgtttgtttttaagaagcaATAGTGCTCTTAAGAGTTATAGGAGGCTGAGTATTGGCTTCTATTCCAACATCCTTCGAGTCTAATGCTAGTTCTACAGTAAGCAACCTTGCCAGAGCATGACATGTTAGAAGAATCGGCCTTCTAATGCTAGTGATTCATTTCAGGAATGATGTCAAGACACATACTTTGCTTGCTGAGCTGTCAGGGATGATAACTTCCCAGTTCAGGGAAAGTCAGGACTTAATTCATTGTCCCATGTTGGGAGCCGAGTGAATCTGGCTGTGACATCTACCCACTGTACATGGGCGATGTCAATATTTAGGTGGAGGCAATGAATTAAATGTCTTCCTTTTTGTCCCTGAATAGTAAGGCAATGCTTTCAGGCTCAACAGTGAAACCTTTGACAGCTGCTCTGTCAAGAGGTTCCTGTCATTTATTTGAATTGGTTTACAACAGGCAGAGCTTTCTCTCAGGATATGAATGACAGAGGTGCTGCACCAAGAAATTCTTACCATGGGGATCTGGCCCTAAGGATGGATCTGGGGACAATTGGAAAAGAACGAAACTGTATGTTATTCCATATGTGGTATAAAGCAGGATGTGAATTTATGCCATTGCATCCCCCAGACTTCAGATCTTACCAGTTTCGGGGGCCTGATGATTTGACTGAAAAGAGGAATGGCTAAGGAAGAAAACAACTGCCATAGAAACCCAATCAGataggttttattttataaagcaatAAGCACTTAGCCTTTCAATAGAATCGTACCATAGGTAGATGTTTCATTTTAGCTTTGTCCAGAGCCTTCACTTCTCTGTGGGAAACCCCTATACTAAAGGGAAAGTGGCCTCTTAACCATTTAAAACCCAGTCTCCTGTTTCACACAAATGCTGGTTtgtcaaatcaatacaattactTTTAAGAAAGACTTGAAATtttgctacatgccaggcattgtactgAAGCTGGAAAGGACAGTTATTGGAGAGAAAACGTTCAAGACCACACCTGCTCCAGAATAGAAGTCTGTAAGAGGCAATATCACTCTAATTAGGGCTTCTAACTCGGAAATATAGAATTACAGTATGTCAGGGGTAGAGGAGATTTTAGAGGTGATCTAGTCCAAtagcttttaatatttatctttgagCCACAGAACTCTCTTAGAATATGTTAAAGGCTAGCAGTTCTTTCCCTGGAAGAATTTTATACCCACATAAAGTTCCCACTAGTCTAATCTCCTGATATCCAGCGAGTAAATGGCTTCTTCAAGGTTACTCAGAGAGTTGAAGTTAGATCTTAGATTAGAACTGGATGCAAGTTGGGGCTTATTTCACCTCTTTCTTTCTATCACTGAAAGGaatacttctttcttcctttagatAAACCAAtttcacaaaacaagaaaaagtataCTGGTAAGATgtaattttaaacttaatatgCATTGTGGAAGAGGATACGGTTTAgtatcagacagacctgggtcaAATTCTGCCATATCATTTAGTTGACATGTGACTGGGAGAAAACATGCAACCTCTCTAaacttgtttcttcctctgtaaatgtGCTAGGAAAATAGGACTTGTCCAAGGGATCAGGTctcttaaatgaaaaaatgaatgtacAATATTTAACACAATGCCTACCTCTTATGCTCAATTAATAGTgaaatattactaatatttttgtcattaatattatttaacatGTATCATTAATAAATATTGTATTAACATGTACCATTTAAGAGTCTCAGACAGATTCTTTCAACACAGACCAGGCCATAGTCCAAACCacatattcatttaacaaatatttaatgaatattaagTGATGCCAAGTAAACCAGATACGGACTCTGCCTTATTGGAACCAGTAATATCACAAGTATTTCTCTGTTACTGTTGAGGTTATTATCTGCTTGAAACTTATATAttactcaatattttattatgttcttCCTAATATTTAGTCCCAAGTGGTAAatgaattgagaaaaaaattactatagCCACTTGGAAAGAATTTAgatattattcatatttaaagCTAACCTAATGGACAACTAATCTAAAGATTTACaactatgaatattttaatttccaattccACAACTTTTAGATCAGCATCACAACTGATTAAAATGTGGCCATAAAGAGTGCCGTTGCAAACACACCAAACTGCCGAATGTCCCTTGAGGATTTGGTTAAAAATTAGGAAGTTTTCAAGAATTGCCATAATCAGAGGAGTCCTTTTTGCACCTCTCATAAGGCTTCTAAGCGTCTGTTTGGTTGGGGTAATAAAACTCTGCTCAGTGCTAAATTCCTGCATTTATTGTTCAGCAGATATCAGCAGTGACACATTTAGTAGAAGATATGCAACATCCGCTTCAGCCTTGGCAAGAGAAAGTCttgaaaagcatttaacaaatgaATCATGGCAGCCTCCAATAGAAAAAGGACACAATGGCTTACAACCACACAGGCTGAGACATTTTATTACAGGCTCATCATCCAAGCCTTCTGAGCCTGAGGAACACTCTGTACAAAAAACCTTACAAAAACATAGATCAAAATATGATGATCCTTGTGGGCTGTTAACACGAAGCAGGCCTGGGTATTTGCAGCCAAACAGTTGTCTTATCTGTAAATATGTGCCCTGTGATCAATTTCAAGATTATGTGAAAGAAAGGAAGCCAAATCGTCGAGAACTTTCGAAGCCCAAGAAAGAGCAAATCCAAATTAACAGAGCAATAGAAAAATTCCTGATGAGTGAGGACAACATGGAGTTATTGGGGTTATcaacaaaaatcaagaaaacatattCCCCTAAGAGGGTTAGCTTCCATCATCCTGatttagtagaaaaaaatagtttggtGATGTCATCCAAAACATCAAGCCATTGGAAAGAGCAGAAAAATCAAAGTAACCACCTGACCAACTTGGATCTCAAAAAATGTAGCCATCCTCAGgagagaaacaaaggaggaaaatggCTTACTGATCCACAAATTCTGCAAAAGAAGAGAACCAATCAATCTGACTTCAAAGGGAAAATTAAAGGACAAAATTTaaggataaaattaaatttaaacccTTTTAGAAAAGTTAGAGTCCATCCAGAAAAATCCTTGCCAGAATTCCCAAAGAAACGCAGACAAGTGCTGTCACCTTCTAATAAATTCTCCAAAGTTTCTGAGAAAGAAGCCAAAATAAACCTTGTGTCCTCTGCAGATTTTCACCAACAGTCAGAGAGTAACAACTATGTTAGATTCACTGCAAAACGGCTGCCTCTCAAACATGCCCCAAAGCAGACCCCATATtacagaaaaaacattaaaaaggctCCTCTCTTCAGTGCTGACAACTTGTCAGTGGCCAACCAGAGCTCTATGGAAGGCAACTGTCACCCTACGGGTCATATTCCTGATGGAAACCCATCAACATTGCGTCAGCCAACACCCACTGTGACTGAACACAGGCAGTCACACTCCCCCGTCTCGACTGAGCAAGTGGGAGGTGCAGCTCGCCTTGCACTGGGCATTCCTTGTTATTTACCAGCGACtttggaaaacataggaagggaTATTTTACCATCCCACCATTTTAGGGGGGCTAGTGACCAAGGGGTGACAGAGCCCACTGAAAACATGCAGCAGGACAAATCAAAGACCAGTGAGCTAAATCAGTTTTCTTTGTCCCTGGGGAATCAAATCCACAGGACTGAAACCTACAAGGAACATACTTTAGATCAAAATCAAACCTTACAACATGCAGAGCAACTCTCAAGTCACGAACAACTTGGAAACGAAGAAAAAACGTTAATGACAGAACCTAAAATATCACATCCAATTGTGGAAATTTGTGTTATGGGTGAGGGAAAtgatgtagaaaagaaacttcCTAAAACAGAAACGTATGATTCCTCTCCTATTTCCCGAACACAATCCAAGGGCAACTTTACATTTATGAAGACAAATTCTATTCCATACCAAAATAAAAGAGAGCTTCCCAAGGATATCAGTACCTCTCTTAGTACTCAAGCCATCTGGCCTCTAACCAATAGTAGTGAAAAAGGAATTGACAGCACAAATGCATTGCCCAGAGATGATGGCACTGAAGCACTGCAGATAAAAATagtagggaaagaagagaaaaaaatgttcgATGAAAGCAAGGCAAATTCTAGTATGTTAATTAGCACCACACAGATGACCTTAAATGGCAccacaaaagaaaagcaacaaactcgggaaaatggaaaaagtgaaaaacatatattatatgattcaaaCTCTGTCGAGGCGACTATTACAGCTAAGGATTTGAGAATGACAAGTTCCcatgaaagcaaaaatagactACCTTGTAGTGAAATAGATCTTAAAATTAACAGTAATATGCATGATTTGAGAGAAGTTCAAGATTTTCAAACAGATAAAGATAACAGTGCACATAAAGAAGGTGCAGTGACAGGGGAGACATTACCAGAGTTAAAAGACATTAGTTTTGAGGCAGAAAATAAGGTGTCTCTAATTCTTAGAAGAATAAATGAAGCTGAAAACTTTGCTCCTAAACCTACATTGTGTCCACCCTCTGCTGAATACGTTAATTCATCACCTTTAGAGGCagaacaaagtgaaaaaaataactcaaataatAATCCTTTTCTACTTTAGCTTTCTTCAAAAGGACACACAGACACTCCCTAGCCTTTGCATGCATTTCAAATGCAGTATTTTGGAGGAAAAATCTTCACTAACTCTTTGTTATCAATAAGATAAAAGTACACAGTTGAATATAATGCAAAAATCAAAGAGCCACGAGATATGTTTGACACAATTAATTGAGTTTGCTTCTCTAAGGAATgggaaaatgggaaagaagagtTGTGCCTcatcctggaaaagaaaacaaacatttaaaaaaaagccttaagcaaatgaaagattaaataagaaaaagtacTTGAGCAGATTTACACTTGATGATTATTTTATGGAAATTACTATACACATCTCAATTAGTGGTATTACAATATTTCTTTTGACATAGATGATTATACATTCATACTTGTGCCTGATCTGTTTTCCTAATTAtggtatgaaaataaaaattgagctTTGTTTGTTAACTGTAGTCTAGCTGATATGCATATTGGCATATTTCAACCATTTGCGACTGTTCTATTGACAATTATGCTAGATCCTAAGTAGAagtctttaaaaactgttatttcTCTAAGAGAAAAATTTAAGGATTTCCAGATGTAGTAGGTCATTTCTGTAAAATCTGTAAAATCCTATAAATCCACTAGGTGGAGATCTCGACTTCAATCATTTTAGAACAAATGGGACTTCAAAATCAACACAATAGCTCCAGAACAAAAGGAATATTAACAAGCTTTATTGCCAATTGTTATTAACTTAAGATTTTGAAAACTAAATAACCCATTAGCATGTAAGCTTTCAAGGCTTGAGCTCTTGAGTTTGGCATGCCACTACTGTTTGGTGTGAGTATTCTTCCTTATGCACAGGAGAGAAATGTCTTTATAAATATTAGATTTAAAAGCCATAGTAGAATAAGCATTTCTTATTCAAAGCCACACTTATTTGAAAGATAGAGGTATACTCAATATTATTAGTGATATCCTAGTAAAATGTTGAAAGCCTAACATCATGGTATAGAATActataatatttcatattttctagtgGGAAAAAAGGTCACAAATGCAACTAACTTTCTCTTCCCCTGTCTCTATATCGAAGTCTCTGTATCTTTATAGCTACATGCGGCAATATTATAAAGCTTAAAAGCTATTAGAACAATGTAAATATTGCTTACATGCcccatttcctgttttctttcctattcAGAATTGGTAGCAAATGACaactttcttattttgaaaacttcctaaacttattatctctcttctttccctggaTTCAAAATGTTCTTGCTTTTAACTCtgactcttctcccctccctcctcgaGCTCAACTCCTATGCCATCTGTCTGCCTCCCCGGATCCCACTTCCTTTTGTCAAGCACCTTGAAGGTAAGAAGAGCATCTATGCCAACTTTTTCTTGCACATTAAGTTTACTGTATTCTAATTGCCAGCTCCCTCAGTTTTGCAGAGCAGGTTACTCTTTTTCTCTGTAActatctttcttttcccttttcctattttcttttaagCACCTTCATTTTACTGCAGAGCTGTTAGCTTTGTTTGTCACTGCCAACAATGTCCCTCATATCTAAGGGCTTAAAAGTACTCTGTTCACTAGCTTTCATTCAGGAGGCAGTGATGACAGTTCTCCTGGACTCTTTCCTCTCATCCACTTCCTAAATCTggtcttttccctccttctgtTATGTTTCCTTTGAAGTAGTTCTCACACTTACCCCTGCGCCCGAATCCCCATGGTAACCATTGTAGTCTTTGTGTTGTAACCAACTGGATTACTACTGCAATAGCAGCCCAGCTAGAGACTCTGACTTCAGTGTCTTTTGCTTCTGTGTCACCCCACTAGTTCTCTGTCTTTATTGGGCACAAATCACCTGGGGTGCACGTTAAAATGCAAAGTCCCAGGCTCCATcccagagattttgattcagtagatTTAGAATAGGATCCCAGAGTCTTCATTTTAACAAACATTCCAGGGTAATGTGGAGCATATAATACACAGCCTACACTAAGAAACAATGCTTAGCTATTCCAGTGCACACTATGAGATAATTCAGTGCCTGCCTCACCACAGGAGCTATATACAATTCTTTAAGTGAATAAATCCTTCATACCAAACTCTGATGAACTTTCCAGAAAATTACTTTTATCATATCTTTCACAACTTTAGAGACAAAATATAATTGTCTAATTTCATGTCCAAATTCCCTAGTCTGGTTTCCAAAGCTTTCCAAAATCTGATTCCATCTAATTATCAGAACTTTTTCCCACTTCTCACTGTTTTCCAGCAAGCACCCTCTATCTCTAATAGgctagtgttttcattgtcctctTCTATTTTTATAGGTCTTGACTAAGAAGACATGCACAGGAGACAATAATGTGTTTCAAATTTAAGGAATGAAGCAAAGACAGACATAAAACAAAGAATGAGAAGTGAAGTTGATAACCTAGCAAACAATGACCAGGCAGCATGATGTTAGTGTTTAGATCTAAATATGAATTTGTTTCAAATGAGGGTCTGGTATAGCCCCTCAGTAGCTACAATGTTCCAATAACTAAGTCTCTCCCTTGTGTCTTTTCTCACAATGAATTGGCCCATGTTCTGTTTCCTtaaactctttctctctcaccaaccccattcattcatcaaattcCTATTTATGCTTATAATCTCAGCTCAAGtatcacctcttccaggaagccttccctgacctagCTCTGTGTCCCCCACTTGCTAGtgttcctttagcattcattCTCATCTAATCTTGGTTTCCTTCATCTTGGCTTGTAAGTATAAAACCAGTAATGTGTTTATTCTATTAATCTCCATATAACCGCTAGACCTTAAGCGCCATTAAGAGCACATCTCCATTGAATCTCCTCACCCATCCCTGGGGCTGTATATAGTAGAGACtcagtaaataattatttaaggAAAGAGTGAAAACTAGCCCATTGTTCCCTTTCTCCTCAGTACTTAGCTTACTGACTAGGTGAAGACCTTACTGGGCAATGCAATGATGACTTAGGCATGTCACATACAGAAGCAGCTCAAATTTACAATGCTGAGATGGATACCACAGCCAAACCGGGAGCCACCTGACTGACAAGTACAAATATTGCCAGCCAGTCAGAGACTTAGCTTTCCTATTATactttctctccatcctcctctgGGAGAACCTCATCCCCAGAGCCCTGTACTTCCCTGCTTAGCAGCAAGACTTTTCTACTAAGCACTCAATTTTTGACctcttagtatttttatttttaatccttaatagcattttcctttgattctattctggtttctctttctcattttccaaACTGTTACTTCTGGTACCCATCCTACCTAAAAAATGCTTTTAGAAGTGCCAATGACTTGCTTTTATTCCAAATTAAAACTTCCATGTCCCTTATCTATAATCATGAAGAGtcagttaataaaaacaaaagggattCCCTTTGATTGTTAtggtatattttagaatatttcataccccaaggagagaaggaaattctGGATTAGGTGCCTGACACAGTTATTCCCAGAAAATATGCCTGAGATTCAtactgaaagacaaagaaagtttCCCCAAACTATTTTAAGTCATGTAATTTTTCAAGACAATTTTCTAAACATTGAATTTCAGATGAGGGGATTGGAAGCATTGATAAGCAATAgtgatattcattcatttactcaacatatatttttgagcatctactaggTACAGTTCTAGGTAAGGAGGTTAcagcagcaaagaaaacaaaatgaacgAACAAAAAAGTCCCTGCTTTTATGGAGCTAACATTCTGGTAGTGAGAGAAGATtctacacaaataaatatataatctgGTGAATTAAATGGTCAGAGGAAGAGGTTATTTCTTCCAAGATACTCAGTCCATGTTCCAtaattatcttcctttttcttcataaGAGTTTTTGTGTATACTTGTAGGATTGGGTAATAACGTGGTCTGGTTTTGCCTTTAGAAACAGAATGGGAAATTTGCTTTCTCTCCAAACATCTAGACTAGGGTTTATTCTATTTCTCCTTTGGTGAGATACCAACAGCCTACTTTATCTGCTCCCTTGTTGAAGAGAGGTAAAGTGTCTGGGAAGGATCAGAATCATATAAGGTCATATAAGAAAAGGATAACAATAACTAGGATGGTTTGGACCGGATAATTAAGGGCTATTGGGCCTTTGTGTATGAGGATCTCCAGTGTGAAGAGTGTGAACTAGTTCCCTCCACGTAGAGCAGAAGAATCAATGCGGGCTGACGTCAAAACACAAGGATTTCAGTAGACCTCAGACAtactggcagggggattcttagaCACTATATAAAACTGTGATATCAAGAGAGAAGTTGTGAAATCTCCTCCTTTGTCAATCTGTGAGAACAAAGTAGACACCAATCTGTCTGGTACGT
The sequence above is drawn from the Tursiops truncatus isolate mTurTru1 chromosome 1, mTurTru1.mat.Y, whole genome shotgun sequence genome and encodes:
- the LRRC53 gene encoding leucine-rich repeat-containing protein 53; amino-acid sequence: MLQLVAACPASCMVCTKDVTLCHQITYIVAAPVTTRVLIITDGYLSSIESTNLSLLFNLALLSSSRNGIEDVREDALHTLSKLRTSLLEHNQISSSSLTDHSFSKLRSLQVLALSNNALRAPQGSWFRNTRGLTRLQLDGNQVTKLTDSSFGGTDLHSLRHLDLSNSCISYIGKDAFRPLPRLQEVVLPGVFTPLKQLILLSLDKNQWSCTCDLYPLAWFLRNYVKSSAHTHRNAKDLNCQPSTMAVATAKSVLRLSETNCNSKAANLTLALKDRSPLFPGQDVALLTVLGFAGAVGLTCLGLVVFNWKLQQGKANEHTENLPCRTFDESLRDHEARNYHAEGCCNCHLTQENEIKVMSIVGSRKEMPLLQENSHQAVLASESTALNLKGKGHGADGTFFCFGGRLLQSGCSEPPGNMAAFNEASLPTRYCPKRVEKLRNREPGEVQPQTLPQHVTRTIDISSDTFSRRYATSASALARESLEKHLTNESWQPPIEKGHNGLQPHRLRHFITGSSSKPSEPEEHSVQKTLQKHRSKYDDPCGLLTRSRPGYLQPNSCLICKYVPCDQFQDYVKERKPNRRELSKPKKEQIQINRAIEKFLMSEDNMELLGLSTKIKKTYSPKRVSFHHPDLVEKNSLVMSSKTSSHWKEQKNQSNHLTNLDLKKCSHPQERNKGGKWLTDPQILQKKRTNQSDFKGKIKGQNLRIKLNLNPFRKVRVHPEKSLPEFPKKRRQVLSPSNKFSKVSEKEAKINLVSSADFHQQSESNNYVRFTAKRLPLKHAPKQTPYYRKNIKKAPLFSADNLSVANQSSMEGNCHPTGHIPDGNPSTLRQPTPTVTEHRQSHSPVSTEQVGGAARLALGIPCYLPATLENIGRDILPSHHFRGASDQGVTEPTENMQQDKSKTSELNQFSLSLGNQIHRTETYKEHTLDQNQTLQHAEQLSSHEQLGNEEKTLMTEPKISHPIVEICVMGEGNDVEKKLPKTETYDSSPISRTQSKGNFTFMKTNSIPYQNKRELPKDISTSLSTQAIWPLTNSSEKGIDSTNALPRDDGTEALQIKIVGKEEKKMFDESKANSSMLISTTQMTLNGTTKEKQQTRENGKSEKHILYDSNSVEATITAKDLRMTSSHESKNRLPCSEIDLKINSNMHDLREVQDFQTDKDNSAHKEGAVTGETLPELKDISFEAENKVSLILRRINEAENFAPKPTLCPPSAEYVNSSPLEAEQSEKNNSNNNPFLL